From Camelus dromedarius isolate mCamDro1 chromosome X, mCamDro1.pat, whole genome shotgun sequence, one genomic window encodes:
- the ACSL4 gene encoding long-chain-fatty-acid--CoA ligase 4 isoform X2, with the protein MAKRIKAKPTSDKPGSPYRSVTHFDSLAVIDIPGADTLDKLFDHAVAKFGKKDSLGTREILSEENEMQPNGKVFKKLILGNYKWMSYLDVNRRVNNFGSGLTALGLKPKSTIAIFCETRAEWMIAAQTCFKNNFPLVTLYATLGKEAVVHGLNESEATYLITSVELLESKLKTALLDITCVKHIIYVDNKPVNKAEYPEGFEIHSMQSVEELGSKPENLSVPPNRPTPSDMAIVMYTSGSTGRPKGVMMHHSNLIAGMTGQCERIPGLGPKDTYIGYLPLAHVLELTAEISCFTYGCRIGYSSPLTLSDQSSKIKKGSKGDCTVLKPTLMAAVPEIMDRIYKNVMSKVQEMNYIQKTLFKIGYDYKLEQIKKGYDAPLCNLILFKKVKALLGGNVRMMLSGGAPLSPQTHRFMNVCFCCPIGQGYGLTESCGAGTVTEVTDYTTGRVGAPLICCEIKLKDWQEGGYTIHDKPNPRGEIVIGGQNISMGYFKNEEKTAEDYSVDENGQRWFCTGDIGEFHPDGCLQIIDRKKDLVKLQAGEYVSLGKVEAALKNCPLIDNICAFAKSDQSYVISFVVPNQQRLTLLAQQKGVEGTWVDICNNPAMEAEILKEIREAANTMKLERFEIPIKVRLSPEPWTPETGLVTDAFKLKRKELKNHYLKDIERMYGGK; encoded by the exons ATGGCAAAGAGAATAAAAGCTAAGCCCACTTCAGACAAACCTGGAAGTCCATACCGCTCTGTCACTCACTTCGACTCGCTAGCTGTCATAGACATCCCTGGAGCAGACACCCTGGATAAATTATTTGATCATGCCGTAGCCAAGTTTGGGAAGAAGGACAGCCTTGGGACCAGGGAAATCctaagtgaagaaaatgaaatgcagcCAAATGGAAAGGTTTTTAAGAAG TTAATTCTTGGAAATTATAAATGGATGAGCTATCTTGATGTGAACCGCAGAGTGAATAACTTTGGTAGTGGACTCACTGCATTGGGACTAAAACCAAAGAGCACTATTGCCATTTTCTGCGAGACCAGGGCTGAATGGATGATTGCAGCACAGACCTGCTTTAAGAACAACTTTCCTC tTGTGACTTTGTATGCCACACTTGGCAAAGAAGCTGTAGTTCATGGGTTAAATGAATCTGAGGCTACCTATCTGATTACTAGTGTTGAACTTCTGGAAAGTAAACTTAAG ACTGCATTGTTAGATATCACCTGTGTTAAACATATCATTTATGTGGACAATAAGCCTGTCAATAAAGCAGAATACCCTGAAGGATTTGAGATTCACAGCATGCAATCAGTAGAAGAGTTGGGATCCAAGCCAGAAAACT tgAGCGTTCCTCCAAATAGACCCACTCCTTCGGACATGGCTATCGTCATGTATACCAGTGGTTCTACTGGCCGACCTAAGGGGGTGATGATGCATCATAGCAATTTGATAGCTGGAATGACAGGCCAATGTGAGAGGATTCCTGGACTGGG ACCAAAGGACACATACATTGGCTACCTGCCTTTGGCTCATGTACTAGAATTGACAGCAGAGATATCTTGCTTCACCTATGGCTGTAGGATTGGATATTCTTCTCCACTTACACTCTCTGACCAG TCCAGCAAAATTAAAAAGGGAAGCAAAGGAGACTGCACTGTACTGAAGCCCACACTCATGGCAGCTGTCCCG GAAATCATGGATAGAATTTATAAGAATGTTATGAGCAAAGTCCAAGAGATGAATTATATTCAGAAAACTCTGTTCAAGATAGGATATGATTACAAGTTGGAACAAATCAAGAAGGGATATGATGCACCACTTTGCAATCT GATACTGTTTAAGAAGGTGAAGGCTCTGCTAGGAGGGAATGTTCGTATGATGCTGTCTGGTGGAGCCCCCCTATCCCCACAGACACACCGATTCATGAATGTCTGCTTCTGCTGCCCAATTGGTCAGGGTTATGGGTTGACAGAATCCTGTGGTGCTGGGACAGTTACTGAAG TTACTGACTATACTACTGGCAGAGTTGGAGCCCCTCTTATTTGCTGTGAAATTAAGCTAAAAGACTGGCAGGAAG GCGGTTATACAATTCATGACAAGCCAAACCCCAGAGGTGAAATCGTAATCGGTGGACAGAATATCTCCatgggatattttaaaaatgaagagaaaacgGCTGAGGATTATTCTGTGGATGAAAATGGCCAAAGGTGGTTTTGCACTGGTGATATTGGAGAATTCCATCCTGATGGGTGTTTACAGATTATAG ATCGTAAGAAAGATCTGGTGAAATTACAAGCTGGAGAATATGTATCTCTTGGGAAAGTAGAAGCTGCACTGAAGAACTGTCCACTTATTGATAACATCTGTGCTTTTGCCAAAAG tGACCAGTCCTATGTGATAAGTTTTGTGGTTCCTAATCAGCAAAGATTGACACTTTTGGCACAACAGAAAGGAGTGGAAGGAACTTGGGTTGATATCTGCAATAACCCTGCCATGGAAGCTgaaatactgaaagaaattaGAGAAGCTGCAAATACCA TGAAATTGGAGCGATTTGAAATTCCAATCAAGGTGCGCTTAAGCCCCGAGCCCTGGACCCCTGAAACTGGCTTGGTCACTGATGctttcaaactgaaaaggaaggaacTGAAGAACCATTACCTCAAAGACATTGAGCGAATGTATGGGGGCAAATAA
- the ACSL4 gene encoding long-chain-fatty-acid--CoA ligase 4 isoform X1 translates to MKLKQNVLTIILLPIHLLITIYSALIFIPWYFLTNAKKKNAMAKRIKAKPTSDKPGSPYRSVTHFDSLAVIDIPGADTLDKLFDHAVAKFGKKDSLGTREILSEENEMQPNGKVFKKLILGNYKWMSYLDVNRRVNNFGSGLTALGLKPKSTIAIFCETRAEWMIAAQTCFKNNFPLVTLYATLGKEAVVHGLNESEATYLITSVELLESKLKTALLDITCVKHIIYVDNKPVNKAEYPEGFEIHSMQSVEELGSKPENLSVPPNRPTPSDMAIVMYTSGSTGRPKGVMMHHSNLIAGMTGQCERIPGLGPKDTYIGYLPLAHVLELTAEISCFTYGCRIGYSSPLTLSDQSSKIKKGSKGDCTVLKPTLMAAVPEIMDRIYKNVMSKVQEMNYIQKTLFKIGYDYKLEQIKKGYDAPLCNLILFKKVKALLGGNVRMMLSGGAPLSPQTHRFMNVCFCCPIGQGYGLTESCGAGTVTEVTDYTTGRVGAPLICCEIKLKDWQEGGYTIHDKPNPRGEIVIGGQNISMGYFKNEEKTAEDYSVDENGQRWFCTGDIGEFHPDGCLQIIDRKKDLVKLQAGEYVSLGKVEAALKNCPLIDNICAFAKSDQSYVISFVVPNQQRLTLLAQQKGVEGTWVDICNNPAMEAEILKEIREAANTMKLERFEIPIKVRLSPEPWTPETGLVTDAFKLKRKELKNHYLKDIERMYGGK, encoded by the exons ATGAAACTTAAGCAGAATGTGCTCACCATTATTTTGCTGCCTATCCACTTGTTAATAACAATATACAGTGCCCTTATATTTATTCCATGGTATTTTCTTACCAATGCCAAGAAGAAAAACGCTATGGCAAAGAGAATAAAAGCTAAGCCCACTTCAGACAAACCTGGAAGTCCATACCGCTCTGTCACTCACTTCGACTCGCTAGCTGTCATAGACATCCCTGGAGCAGACACCCTGGATAAATTATTTGATCATGCCGTAGCCAAGTTTGGGAAGAAGGACAGCCTTGGGACCAGGGAAATCctaagtgaagaaaatgaaatgcagcCAAATGGAAAGGTTTTTAAGAAG TTAATTCTTGGAAATTATAAATGGATGAGCTATCTTGATGTGAACCGCAGAGTGAATAACTTTGGTAGTGGACTCACTGCATTGGGACTAAAACCAAAGAGCACTATTGCCATTTTCTGCGAGACCAGGGCTGAATGGATGATTGCAGCACAGACCTGCTTTAAGAACAACTTTCCTC tTGTGACTTTGTATGCCACACTTGGCAAAGAAGCTGTAGTTCATGGGTTAAATGAATCTGAGGCTACCTATCTGATTACTAGTGTTGAACTTCTGGAAAGTAAACTTAAG ACTGCATTGTTAGATATCACCTGTGTTAAACATATCATTTATGTGGACAATAAGCCTGTCAATAAAGCAGAATACCCTGAAGGATTTGAGATTCACAGCATGCAATCAGTAGAAGAGTTGGGATCCAAGCCAGAAAACT tgAGCGTTCCTCCAAATAGACCCACTCCTTCGGACATGGCTATCGTCATGTATACCAGTGGTTCTACTGGCCGACCTAAGGGGGTGATGATGCATCATAGCAATTTGATAGCTGGAATGACAGGCCAATGTGAGAGGATTCCTGGACTGGG ACCAAAGGACACATACATTGGCTACCTGCCTTTGGCTCATGTACTAGAATTGACAGCAGAGATATCTTGCTTCACCTATGGCTGTAGGATTGGATATTCTTCTCCACTTACACTCTCTGACCAG TCCAGCAAAATTAAAAAGGGAAGCAAAGGAGACTGCACTGTACTGAAGCCCACACTCATGGCAGCTGTCCCG GAAATCATGGATAGAATTTATAAGAATGTTATGAGCAAAGTCCAAGAGATGAATTATATTCAGAAAACTCTGTTCAAGATAGGATATGATTACAAGTTGGAACAAATCAAGAAGGGATATGATGCACCACTTTGCAATCT GATACTGTTTAAGAAGGTGAAGGCTCTGCTAGGAGGGAATGTTCGTATGATGCTGTCTGGTGGAGCCCCCCTATCCCCACAGACACACCGATTCATGAATGTCTGCTTCTGCTGCCCAATTGGTCAGGGTTATGGGTTGACAGAATCCTGTGGTGCTGGGACAGTTACTGAAG TTACTGACTATACTACTGGCAGAGTTGGAGCCCCTCTTATTTGCTGTGAAATTAAGCTAAAAGACTGGCAGGAAG GCGGTTATACAATTCATGACAAGCCAAACCCCAGAGGTGAAATCGTAATCGGTGGACAGAATATCTCCatgggatattttaaaaatgaagagaaaacgGCTGAGGATTATTCTGTGGATGAAAATGGCCAAAGGTGGTTTTGCACTGGTGATATTGGAGAATTCCATCCTGATGGGTGTTTACAGATTATAG ATCGTAAGAAAGATCTGGTGAAATTACAAGCTGGAGAATATGTATCTCTTGGGAAAGTAGAAGCTGCACTGAAGAACTGTCCACTTATTGATAACATCTGTGCTTTTGCCAAAAG tGACCAGTCCTATGTGATAAGTTTTGTGGTTCCTAATCAGCAAAGATTGACACTTTTGGCACAACAGAAAGGAGTGGAAGGAACTTGGGTTGATATCTGCAATAACCCTGCCATGGAAGCTgaaatactgaaagaaattaGAGAAGCTGCAAATACCA TGAAATTGGAGCGATTTGAAATTCCAATCAAGGTGCGCTTAAGCCCCGAGCCCTGGACCCCTGAAACTGGCTTGGTCACTGATGctttcaaactgaaaaggaaggaacTGAAGAACCATTACCTCAAAGACATTGAGCGAATGTATGGGGGCAAATAA